In one Bradyrhizobium cosmicum genomic region, the following are encoded:
- a CDS encoding methyl-accepting chemotaxis protein, with protein sequence MFNFQSKKVRHAIAEVEALDRSQAVIEFDLDGTILDANENLLKMSGYSLAEIKGKHHSIFVSPAERESARYRDFWASLNRGEFQTTQYRRFGKNGKEVWVHASYAPLLDENGKVVSFIKFATDITAYKMRTLEDAGKIAAISRAQAVIEFNMDGTIVTANENFLNAMGYALDEIQGKHHSMFVTPEDRASAAYADFWARLNRGQFEAAEYKRIGKGGKEIWILATYNPILDEMGRPFKVVKFATDVTAQKMKAADNDGQLAAIQKSQAVIEFNMDGTIRTANPNFLNAMGYSLAEIKGQHHSMFVEPSEKNSATYRQFWETLNRGEYQAAEYKRIAKGGREIWIQASYNPIFDLNGKPYKVVKYATDITAQAIGRKKADNARGLIEAVAAGSEEMSASIREISETMAKSRENSKVATSRVDAADGQAQKLNAAAQAMSGIVEMISGITSQINLLALNATIESARAGEAGRGFAVVASEVKNLASQAKQATDTITSEIDALNTISGDVASSLTAIKVAIAGVNEFIATTAAAVEEQSAVTADMSANMQRASAELS encoded by the coding sequence GTGTTCAATTTCCAGAGCAAGAAAGTCAGGCACGCGATCGCCGAGGTCGAGGCGCTCGATCGGTCCCAAGCCGTCATCGAATTCGATCTCGACGGCACCATCCTCGACGCCAACGAGAATCTTCTTAAGATGAGCGGCTATTCGCTCGCCGAGATCAAGGGCAAGCATCACAGCATCTTCGTCAGCCCGGCCGAGCGCGAGAGCGCCCGCTATCGTGACTTCTGGGCCAGCCTGAACCGCGGCGAGTTCCAGACCACGCAATACCGCCGCTTCGGCAAGAACGGCAAGGAAGTCTGGGTCCACGCCTCCTACGCGCCGCTGCTCGACGAGAACGGCAAGGTGGTCAGCTTCATCAAGTTCGCCACCGACATCACGGCTTACAAGATGCGGACCCTGGAGGACGCGGGCAAGATCGCCGCGATCAGTCGCGCCCAGGCCGTGATCGAGTTCAACATGGACGGCACCATCGTCACCGCCAACGAGAACTTCCTCAATGCGATGGGCTATGCGCTGGACGAGATCCAGGGCAAGCATCACAGCATGTTCGTGACGCCGGAGGATCGTGCCAGCGCCGCCTATGCCGATTTCTGGGCGCGGCTGAACCGTGGCCAGTTCGAGGCCGCCGAATACAAGCGGATCGGCAAGGGCGGCAAGGAGATCTGGATTCTCGCAACCTACAACCCGATCCTCGACGAGATGGGCAGGCCCTTCAAGGTGGTGAAGTTCGCGACCGACGTCACCGCGCAGAAGATGAAGGCGGCCGACAATGACGGCCAGCTCGCCGCGATCCAGAAGTCGCAGGCCGTGATCGAGTTCAACATGGACGGCACGATCCGCACCGCCAACCCAAACTTCCTGAACGCGATGGGCTATTCGCTGGCCGAGATCAAGGGCCAGCACCACAGCATGTTCGTCGAGCCGAGCGAAAAAAACTCGGCGACCTACCGCCAGTTCTGGGAGACGCTCAATCGCGGCGAATACCAGGCCGCCGAATACAAGCGGATCGCCAAGGGTGGCCGTGAGATCTGGATCCAGGCGTCCTACAACCCGATCTTCGACCTCAACGGCAAACCCTACAAGGTGGTGAAATACGCCACCGACATCACCGCGCAGGCGATCGGCCGCAAGAAGGCCGACAATGCCCGCGGACTGATCGAGGCGGTCGCGGCCGGCAGCGAAGAGATGAGCGCTTCGATCCGCGAAATCTCCGAGACCATGGCGAAGTCGCGCGAGAACTCCAAAGTCGCGACCAGCCGGGTCGACGCCGCCGACGGCCAGGCACAGAAGCTGAACGCGGCCGCGCAGGCCATGAGCGGCATCGTCGAGATGATCTCCGGCATCACCAGCCAGATCAACCTGCTCGCGCTCAACGCCACCATCGAATCGGCGCGCGCCGGCGAGGCCGGCCGCGGCTTTGCGGTGGTCGCCTCCGAGGTGAAGAACCTCGCGAGCCAGGCCAAGCAGGCGACCGACACGATCACGTCCGAAATCGACGCGCTGAACACCATCTCCGGCGACGTCGCCAGCTCGCTGACCGCGATCAAGGTCGCGATCGCCGGCGTCAACGAGTTCATCGCCACCACCGCCGCGGCAGTCGAGGAGCAGAGCGCGGTGACAGCCGATATGTCGGCCAACATGCAGCGCGCATCGGCGGAGCTGTCCTAG
- a CDS encoding YciI family protein, with protein MRFMMLMIPLGYETAPPDVQLDPDRVAAMMRYNEALKDAGVLVTLDGLHPPSMGARVSFATGEPVVTDGPFTEAKEVLGGYWMIEVTSRAEAIAWARQCPASANELIEIRQVQEMADFSPEVQAAAAGFADLKT; from the coding sequence ATGCGTTTCATGATGCTGATGATCCCGCTCGGCTACGAGACCGCGCCGCCGGACGTCCAGCTCGATCCCGACCGCGTCGCCGCGATGATGCGCTACAACGAAGCGCTGAAGGACGCCGGCGTCCTGGTCACACTCGACGGCCTGCATCCGCCCTCGATGGGCGCGCGCGTCTCGTTTGCGACCGGCGAGCCGGTTGTGACCGATGGCCCCTTCACCGAGGCCAAGGAAGTCCTGGGCGGCTATTGGATGATCGAGGTGACCTCGCGCGCGGAGGCGATCGCCTGGGCCAGGCAATGCCCGGCCTCCGCCAACGAGCTGATCGAGATCCGGCAGGTGCAGGAGATGGCCGACTTCTCGCCGGAGGTGCAGGCCGCCGCCGCCGGTTTCGCCGACCTGAAGACGTAG
- a CDS encoding YciI family protein, translating to MSTEHKFLAVYLGSMTGPKMAAWQALPEVERKAKEQEGLAAWHGWVEKHKAAIVELGGPLGKTRKIDAGGVTEISNALTGFTVVRAASQEAAAELFKNHPHFAIFPGESVEVMPVLPIPGR from the coding sequence ATGAGCACCGAACACAAATTCCTCGCCGTCTATCTCGGCAGCATGACCGGCCCGAAAATGGCCGCCTGGCAGGCGCTGCCCGAGGTCGAACGCAAGGCGAAGGAGCAGGAGGGGCTGGCTGCCTGGCACGGCTGGGTCGAAAAGCACAAGGCCGCCATCGTCGAGCTGGGCGGCCCGCTGGGCAAGACCCGGAAGATCGACGCCGGCGGCGTGACCGAAATCAGCAATGCGCTGACCGGGTTTACGGTGGTGCGCGCAGCCTCGCAGGAAGCCGCGGCGGAGCTGTTCAAGAACCATCCGCACTTTGCGATCTTCCCGGGCGAGTCCGTTGAAGTCATGCCGGTCCTGCCGATCCCGGGTCGGTAG